One stretch of Chitinophaga pendula DNA includes these proteins:
- a CDS encoding valine--tRNA ligase yields MELSKNYLPAAAEAKWYQHWMDKGYFRSTPDDRPPFTIVIPPPNVTGVLHMGHTLNETVQDILVRHARMNGYNACWVPGSDHASIATEAKVVDMLKREKGIEKSQLSREEFLKYAYEWKDKYGGIIYQQIKKLGCSCDWDRVTFTMDDHYYKAVIKVFIDLYNKGLIYRGARMINWDPKAKTALSDEEVDYKDIQGKLYHVKYAIVDGRGQATGEFITIATQRPETIMGDTAICVNPEDERYAHLQGHFAVVPLVNRQVPIIFDSYVDKEFGTGALKVTPAHDINDYNLGLKHNLEVIDTLNEDGTLSAGAVVFVGEDRFKARKLVIAALAEQALLIKEQEYTTRLGYSQRNPDTVIEPRISTQWFVKMADMAKPALNAVVDGDVQIHPGDRFLATYKYWMENVKDWCISRQLWWGQQIPAWYAPDGTFEVAATAEAAVAQFKAKNAACTFTVADLKQDEDCLDTWFSSWLWPMEVFNGISQPDNADINYYYPTSVLVTGQDIIFFWVARMIMAGMEYKQEKPFKDVYFTGMVRDKQGRKMSKQLGNSPDLLELIERFGADAVRFGIMISSPAGNDLLFDDTSCEQGRNFCNKIWNALKLVKMWEGRQAPVSSEATDHFAIRWFENRLQEVKAEVAVLFKDFKLSEALKSIYSLIWDDYCSWYLEWVKPGFEQPCDTVIYEQSIAFFEQLMQLLHPFMPFVSEEIYHQLRERREGEELIICQFAPLQTFDPAILAEGALAKEVISSIRDARNKHQIKPKDPIVLHIETRHDNAFKPIEGMLAKQVNARAISYTQEAVPGTITLVVQKDKFYIETETALDASTQKEQLEKDLAYQQGFLISVEKKLANERFVQNAKPEVVEAERQKKTDAEAKIKALEESLRSL; encoded by the coding sequence ATGGAACTATCTAAAAATTATCTGCCCGCAGCAGCAGAGGCAAAATGGTATCAACACTGGATGGACAAGGGCTATTTCCGCAGTACGCCGGATGATCGCCCTCCTTTTACGATCGTGATTCCTCCACCGAACGTGACAGGGGTATTACATATGGGGCATACGCTCAATGAGACCGTCCAGGATATCTTAGTCCGTCATGCGCGTATGAACGGTTATAATGCCTGTTGGGTGCCGGGATCTGACCATGCTTCTATTGCTACGGAGGCTAAGGTGGTGGATATGCTGAAACGGGAGAAGGGGATTGAGAAGTCCCAGCTTAGCCGGGAGGAGTTTTTGAAGTACGCTTACGAGTGGAAGGATAAATATGGCGGGATCATTTACCAGCAGATCAAGAAGCTGGGATGTTCCTGTGACTGGGACCGGGTGACCTTTACGATGGACGACCATTATTACAAGGCGGTGATCAAGGTGTTCATTGACCTTTATAATAAGGGGTTGATCTATCGTGGTGCGCGGATGATCAACTGGGATCCGAAGGCCAAGACGGCGTTGAGTGATGAGGAGGTGGATTACAAGGATATCCAGGGTAAGCTGTATCATGTGAAGTATGCTATTGTGGACGGGCGGGGTCAGGCGACCGGTGAGTTCATTACGATTGCGACGCAGCGTCCGGAGACTATTATGGGGGATACGGCGATCTGTGTGAACCCGGAGGATGAGCGTTATGCGCATTTGCAGGGTCATTTTGCGGTAGTGCCGCTGGTAAATCGTCAGGTGCCTATTATTTTCGACAGTTATGTGGATAAGGAATTTGGTACTGGTGCGTTGAAGGTGACCCCTGCGCATGATATCAATGACTATAACCTTGGGTTGAAACACAACCTGGAGGTGATTGATACGTTGAATGAGGACGGTACGCTGAGTGCCGGTGCGGTTGTGTTTGTGGGTGAGGACCGGTTCAAGGCGCGTAAGCTGGTTATAGCGGCGCTGGCGGAGCAGGCGTTGCTGATAAAGGAGCAGGAGTATACGACCCGTCTGGGATATAGCCAACGTAATCCGGATACGGTGATAGAGCCCCGTATTTCGACACAATGGTTTGTGAAGATGGCGGATATGGCTAAGCCGGCGTTGAATGCGGTAGTGGATGGCGATGTGCAGATACATCCGGGGGATCGTTTCCTGGCGACCTATAAATACTGGATGGAGAATGTGAAGGACTGGTGTATTTCGCGTCAGTTGTGGTGGGGGCAGCAGATACCGGCCTGGTATGCGCCGGACGGCACCTTTGAGGTGGCGGCGACTGCGGAGGCAGCGGTAGCGCAGTTCAAGGCTAAAAATGCGGCCTGTACTTTCACTGTGGCTGATCTGAAGCAGGACGAGGATTGTCTGGATACCTGGTTTTCTTCCTGGCTATGGCCGATGGAGGTATTTAACGGTATCTCCCAGCCTGACAATGCGGATATTAACTACTACTACCCTACGTCTGTGCTGGTAACGGGGCAGGATATCATCTTCTTTTGGGTGGCCCGTATGATCATGGCGGGTATGGAGTACAAGCAGGAGAAGCCGTTTAAGGATGTATATTTTACCGGGATGGTGCGTGACAAGCAGGGGCGTAAGATGAGTAAGCAGTTGGGGAATTCTCCGGATCTGCTGGAGCTGATCGAGCGTTTTGGTGCGGATGCGGTACGTTTTGGTATTATGATCTCTTCTCCTGCCGGTAACGACCTGTTATTTGACGATACGAGCTGTGAGCAGGGACGTAATTTCTGTAATAAGATATGGAATGCATTGAAGCTGGTGAAGATGTGGGAGGGGCGTCAGGCGCCGGTGAGTAGTGAGGCTACGGATCATTTTGCGATCCGTTGGTTTGAGAACCGGTTACAGGAGGTGAAGGCTGAGGTAGCGGTGTTGTTCAAAGATTTCAAATTGAGCGAAGCGTTAAAATCTATTTACAGTCTGATATGGGATGACTATTGCAGTTGGTATCTGGAGTGGGTGAAGCCTGGTTTTGAGCAACCTTGTGATACGGTGATCTACGAGCAGAGTATTGCTTTCTTTGAGCAGTTGATGCAGTTGTTACATCCATTTATGCCATTTGTGTCTGAGGAGATCTATCATCAGTTGCGGGAGCGCCGGGAAGGGGAAGAGCTGATCATTTGTCAGTTTGCGCCTTTGCAAACCTTTGACCCGGCTATCCTGGCAGAGGGTGCGTTGGCGAAGGAGGTGATCAGCAGCATCCGCGATGCGCGTAACAAGCACCAGATCAAGCCGAAGGACCCGATCGTATTGCATATAGAAACGCGTCATGACAATGCATTTAAACCGATAGAAGGCATGCTGGCCAAGCAGGTGAATGCCAGGGCGATCTCTTATACACAGGAGGCGGTACCTGGTACTATTACGCTGGTGGTGCAGAAGGACAAGTTCTATATTGAAACGGAGACGGCGCTGGACGCCAGTACACAGAAGGAGCAGTTGGAGAAGGACCTGGCTTACCAGCAGGGCTTCTTAATCTCTGTGGAGAAGAAGCTGGCCAATGAGCGGTTTGTGCAGAATGCGAAGCCGGAAGTGGTGGAAGCGGAGCGGCAGAAGAAAACGGATGCGGAAGCCAAGATCAAGGCGTTGGAAGAAAGTTTAAGATCCTTATAA